The following DNA comes from Plasmodium vivax chromosome 11, whole genome shotgun sequence.
TGCCTAGTCGAAATAAACCTGAgaaaatacatacatgtaaaaaaaaggaaaaaggggggaaagaaaaaaagatacgcccttgatttaaaaaataggaggcaatttttttccctcccttttgaCACTACATAGTGAACACAGAACAAACCCCCCAAAAAGGGACGTTTCTCACAAAGTGAAATTAACTAACCTGTAGAAGCAAAGAAATATACGACTGGGAAAACTCCCCAAAAGGAGGACAAATCTCGTAAAAAGGACGCTTTCGTAAGCATACCAAAGACgcgctatttttaattatctgTGAAAATTTTGAGCAACTGTGCGTATCATTGGCGATGTATACCTTCGAATCGTCTTACCTTAAAGAAGATCCCTTCGCGTCTGAGGAAAGGGCTGCAAAGTTTGCGTCCTCGCAGCCTACTTCGCAGCGGCCGAGGGTTGAAGGGGgcgcacaaaaaataaaatatatatgtgtatgtatgtgtgcattatatgtgtacacatCCCGTGTGCGCACTTGAACCACCaccaacaacaacaacaacaacttGTAGGCGGAACCCCCACGCGCCAAGATGAAGCTTGAAGAAGTGAAGGACATTCAGAAGATCGAGAGGATTGGGGCCCACTCGCACATTCGGGGGCTGGGGCTGAACGACTGTCTGGACGCCCGGTACTGCTCAGAGGGCATGATAGGACAAATGAGCGCGCGGAAAGCTGCGGGAATAGTTTTGCGCATGATCAAAGAGGGGAGAATCAGTGGCAGGGCAATTCTGTTAGCAGGCCAGCCAGGGACAGGCAAAACGGCCATCGCTATGGGTATTGCAAAAGCGTTAGGGGAAGATACGCCCTTTACGCACATCTCAGGATCGGAAGTATATTCCCTAGAAATGAGCAAAACGGAAGCATTAACGCAAGCCTTTAGAAGATCCATTGGCGTTAGGGTTAAAGAAGAATCGGAAGTCATCGAAGGAGAAGTCGTAGAAAttgaaatagaaaaatttaacgaAAAAGATATGAACAATGTCAGCAAAAAGGTAGGCAAAATGATTCTTAAAACAACCGAAATGGAGACTCTATACGATTTGGGTAACAAAATGATTGAGGCTTTACAGAAGGAAAATATCACAGCAGGGGATGTTATCTGTATAGATAAAAGCACAgggaaaattacaaaaattgggaaatcTTTTGCAAGATCGAAAGACTACGATGCTATGGACCCAAACACAAATTTTGTTCAGTGCCCGGAAggagaattacaaaaaaggaaggaagtgGTCCACACAGTTACTCTACACGATATTGACGCGATAAATAGCAGGACACAAGGGTTTCTAGCGTTATTCTCAGGAGATActggggaaattaaaaacgaaattagAGAGCATATAGATATGAAAATTAATGAATGGCAAGAAGATGAAAAGGCGGAAATTGTACCAggtgttttatttattgacGAAGTACATATGCTAGACATTGAATGTTTTTCCTACTTGAATAGGGCCCTCGAAAGTGAGCAATCTCCCATTGTTATTATGGCAACAAATAGAGGCATTACACACATTAGGGGAACGGACTATAAAGCTCCCCATGGAATTCCTCTCGATCTGTTAGATAGAACTCTTATTATACCTACCTACCCGTATAAGCATCAAGacataatgaaaattttagaaCAAAGagctgaagaggaagacgtcGAAATTGATGAGTATGCCAAGGAGCTGTTGTGCAAAATTGCATCGGAGTCTTCCCTAAGATACGCACTGCACCTTATCACTTTGGCCAATTTAgtttccaaaaaaaggaaagccaCGGAAGTTACTGTCCAGGACGTCAGAAGGGTTTACAACCTATTTATTG
Coding sequences within:
- a CDS encoding RuvB-like 2, putative (encoded by transcript PVX_115065A), producing the protein MKLEEVKDIQKIERIGAHSHIRGLGLNDCLDARYCSEGMIGQMSARKAAGIVLRMIKEGRISGRAILLAGQPGTGKTAIAMGIAKALGEDTPFTHISGSEVYSLEMSKTEALTQAFRRSIGVRVKEESEVIEGEVVEIEIEKFNEKDMNNVSKKVGKMILKTTEMETLYDLGNKMIEALQKENITAGDVICIDKSTGKITKIGKSFARSKDYDAMDPNTNFVQCPEGELQKRKEVVHTVTLHDIDAINSRTQGFLALFSGDTGEIKNEIREHIDMKINEWQEDEKAEIVPGVLFIDEVHMLDIECFSYLNRALESEQSPIVIMATNRGITHIRGTDYKAPHGIPLDLLDRTLIIPTYPYKHQDIMKILEQRAEEEDVEIDEYAKELLCKIASESSLRYALHLITLANLVSKKRKATEVTVQDVRRVYNLFIDVKRSTQYLIEYQNEFMFSELPKEDEGANAEDSYEEKREIQEKKSSNDSADC